Proteins from a single region of Hordeum vulgare subsp. vulgare chromosome 6H, MorexV3_pseudomolecules_assembly, whole genome shotgun sequence:
- the LOC123405571 gene encoding uncharacterized protein LOC123405571, producing MAQLVAPERVAGLLAVNVSHETGKLRCRTQRRRGPWSSSPGPSFPSTPRGFHVVTFTLPMSDIVSYNVKGKAEKNVELLSEHLADWVREEDGKKIVFHTFSNTDWLCYGVILENLQRQDPSAVEKIKGSVIDSAPVAVPDSQVWALGFSAAIMKKNSVAMKGDVSNDTRSDVIVVESQNDIRPAATKAVLLSALEKFFDIVLNYPAINRYAADPHMQVSCAFSALWTISKFSKHFQYICF from the exons ATGGCGCAGTTGGTCGCGCCTGAACGAGTCGCTGGCCTCCTCGCGGTCAACGTGAGCCACGAGACGGGGAAGCT ACGGTGTCggacgcagaggaggaggggcccGTGGAGCTCGAGCCCGGGGCCTTCATTCCCGTCGACCCCCAGGGGGTTCCATGTTGTGACCTTCACCCTCCCCATGTCTGACATCGTCAGCTATAATGTGAAAGGGAAGGCCGAGAAGAATGTGGAGTTGCTCTCGGAACACCTTGCGGATTGGGTCAGGGAGGAGGATGGGAAGAAGATTGTTTTCCATACTTTCAGTAACACCGACTGGCTTTG CTATGGTGTGATACTGGAGAACTTGCAGCGGCAGGATCCTTCGGCGGTGGAGAAAATCAAGGGTTCCGTAATCGATTCAGCGCCTGTTGCTGTCCCGGACTCTCAG GTGTGGGCACTAGGTTTCTCGGCTGCTATCATGAAGAAAAATAGCGTGGCAATGAAAGGAGATGTATCAAATGATACAAGGTCTGACGTCATAGTTGTGGAGTCTCAAAATGATATCAGACCAGCAGCTACTAAGGCTGTTCTACTATCTGCATTGGAGAAGTTCTTCGATATTGTTCTGAACTATCCGGCCATAAATAGGTATGCAGCTGATCCACATATGCAGGTGTCTTGTGCATTTTCAGCCTTGTGGACAATATCCAAATTCTCTAAGCATTTTCAGTATATCTGTTTTTAA